A portion of the Chromobacterium sp. IIBBL 290-4 genome contains these proteins:
- a CDS encoding RICIN domain-containing protein has protein sequence MAFSSVPYFITYSQNTTLGIAANDSISGSQLSLRPIQGNFLALFNIDFENGLFGLATSGNNLVIDISDLSSGKPLVLKPYNQGAISQRWDLYSRPGFIANRQNANLVIDNQNRGGVGSLIWLYEFNASPAQQWAFKPLTSALKTELIAESV, from the coding sequence ATGGCATTCTCTTCTGTCCCGTATTTCATCACTTACAGCCAAAACACCACTCTGGGCATTGCCGCCAATGACTCGATCAGCGGCTCGCAACTGTCGCTGAGGCCGATTCAAGGCAACTTCCTGGCCCTGTTCAACATCGACTTCGAAAACGGCTTGTTCGGTCTGGCCACCAGCGGCAACAATCTGGTCATCGACATTTCCGATCTTTCCAGCGGCAAGCCGCTGGTGCTGAAGCCCTACAACCAGGGCGCCATCAGCCAACGCTGGGACCTGTACTCCCGCCCGGGCTTCATCGCCAACCGCCAAAACGCCAACCTGGTCATCGACAACCAGAACCGCGGCGGCGTCGGCAGCCTGATCTGGCTGTATGAGTTCAACGCTTCGCCGGCTCAGCAATGGGCCTTCAAGCCGCTGACCTCCGCGCTGAAAACCGAACTGATAGCCGAATCGGTCTAA
- a CDS encoding acyl-CoA dehydrogenase family protein: protein MSWHTHEVSNQFDELTDYKLMDSDVALAEALEHAGAGWAKPWLRDYGETLGRADSFERAELANRFAPQLQAFDRRGRRQDKVEFHPAWHELLAMYRGQGLVSLPFDNERSGRWTAFMAGFYLHGQVEAGSLCPATMTQAAIPLLRQEPALWAQLGGKLFSREYDGRDLPLERKASAWIGMGMTEKQGGSDVRANATQATPVAAGGRGSEYLLRGHKWFFSAPMCDAHLVVAKTPDGAPSCFYVPRWRPDGSRNAVAIQRLKDKVGNCSNSSSEVEFHDAWGVLMGEPGRGIPTIIEMATYTRLNCVIGSAAMLRQGLAQSIAYTRQRQAFGKRLAEQPLMRAVLADLALESEAALWLAARLAQAFERGESAWKRIVTPAAKFWVCKRAVEITGETMEVFGGNGYVDAGIMARLFREAPVNSIWEGSGNVMCLDVARAILREPEAWQCLQEELRAMAGDDGALRAALDELRDLAALPAAELEIQGRRLAQQLALTAQGCLLSAHAPQAVADGFIASRLADGRWGGVVGALDARKLDIDALLRRALPV from the coding sequence ATGAGCTGGCATACCCATGAGGTGAGCAATCAGTTCGACGAGTTAACCGATTACAAACTGATGGACAGCGACGTGGCGCTGGCAGAAGCGCTGGAGCATGCCGGCGCCGGCTGGGCAAAGCCCTGGCTGCGGGACTACGGCGAGACGCTGGGGCGGGCGGACAGCTTCGAGCGCGCCGAGCTGGCCAACCGCTTTGCGCCGCAATTGCAGGCCTTCGACCGGCGCGGCCGCCGGCAGGACAAGGTGGAGTTTCACCCGGCCTGGCATGAGTTGCTGGCGATGTATCGAGGGCAGGGGCTGGTGTCGTTGCCCTTCGATAATGAAAGATCAGGCCGCTGGACCGCCTTCATGGCCGGCTTTTATCTGCATGGCCAGGTGGAGGCGGGCAGCTTGTGTCCGGCCACCATGACCCAGGCGGCCATCCCCTTGCTGCGGCAGGAGCCGGCCTTGTGGGCGCAACTGGGCGGCAAACTGTTCAGCCGCGAATACGATGGCCGCGATCTGCCATTGGAGCGAAAAGCCTCGGCCTGGATCGGCATGGGCATGACCGAAAAGCAGGGCGGCTCCGATGTGCGGGCCAATGCCACCCAAGCGACTCCCGTCGCCGCAGGCGGCCGTGGCAGCGAATATCTGCTGCGCGGCCACAAATGGTTTTTCTCGGCGCCGATGTGCGATGCCCACTTGGTGGTGGCCAAGACGCCAGATGGCGCGCCATCTTGTTTTTATGTGCCGCGCTGGCGGCCGGATGGCAGCCGCAACGCGGTGGCGATCCAGCGGCTGAAGGACAAAGTGGGCAACTGCAGCAATTCCAGCAGCGAGGTGGAATTCCACGACGCCTGGGGCGTGCTGATGGGCGAGCCGGGCCGCGGCATCCCCACCATCATCGAAATGGCCACCTATACCCGCCTCAACTGCGTGATCGGCAGCGCGGCGATGCTGCGCCAGGGTCTGGCGCAATCCATCGCCTACACCCGCCAGCGCCAAGCGTTCGGCAAGCGGCTGGCCGAACAGCCGCTGATGCGCGCCGTCTTGGCCGACCTGGCTTTGGAGAGCGAAGCGGCGCTATGGCTGGCGGCGCGGCTGGCTCAGGCTTTTGAGCGCGGCGAGTCCGCCTGGAAGCGCATCGTCACGCCAGCGGCCAAATTCTGGGTATGCAAGCGGGCGGTGGAGATCACCGGCGAAACCATGGAAGTGTTCGGCGGCAATGGCTATGTCGACGCCGGAATCATGGCGCGCTTGTTCCGCGAAGCGCCGGTCAACTCCATCTGGGAAGGTTCCGGCAATGTGATGTGCCTGGACGTGGCGCGGGCCATCCTGCGCGAGCCGGAGGCTTGGCAATGCCTGCAGGAAGAACTGCGGGCCATGGCGGGAGACGACGGCGCGCTGCGCGCGGCATTGGACGAGCTGCGCGATCTGGCGGCCTTGCCTGCGGCCGAGCTGGAAATCCAGGGCCGCCGGCTGGCTCAGCAGCTGGCGCTGACGGCGCAGGGCTGCTTGTTGAGCGCCCACGCGCCGCAGGCGGTGGCGGATGGCTTCATCGCCAGCCGCTTGGCCGATGGGCGCTGGGGAGGGGTGGTCGGCGCGCTGGATGCGCGCAAGCTGGATATCGATGCCTTGCTGAGGCGGGCTTTGCCGGTGTAG
- a CDS encoding transposase: protein MADPTDLAERQWHLIARHFQPTNRRGRPCKHDKQLIVNAILYLSQSGCQWRMLPTNFPPWQTVYDHFSRWNKQGIWERALDELTRAHRRQRKKVDAQLWHR, encoded by the coding sequence TTGGCTGATCCAACCGACCTGGCCGAGCGACAATGGCATCTCATCGCTCGTCACTTTCAGCCGACCAACCGGCGCGGCCGGCCGTGCAAGCACGATAAGCAACTGATTGTTAATGCCATTCTTTATCTAAGCCAAAGCGGTTGCCAGTGGCGGATGTTGCCAACCAACTTTCCGCCTTGGCAAACGGTGTATGACCACTTCAGCCGATGGAACAAGCAAGGCATATGGGAGCGCGCTTTGGATGAGCTGACGCGCGCCCATCGCCGGCAGAGAAAAAAAGTCGATGCCCAGCTATGGCATCGTTGA
- a CDS encoding transposase, whose translation MPSYGIVDSQSVKTVLASEDVGIDGGKKTKGRKRHIVVDSLGNLLHVQVHAANVHDTKAAPSILARALEKWSGLRAFSADAGYRGTTVNFVQEVLGRGCHISTKIKDGFAVLPKRWIVERTFAWLGNFRRLSKDVEILTATAENFVRVAMLKITLAKLR comes from the coding sequence ATGCCCAGCTATGGCATCGTTGACTCGCAAAGTGTGAAAACCGTGCTGGCCAGCGAAGACGTGGGTATCGATGGCGGCAAGAAAACCAAGGGACGCAAGCGCCATATTGTCGTGGATAGCTTGGGGAATTTGCTCCACGTTCAGGTTCATGCGGCCAATGTGCACGATACCAAGGCCGCTCCCTCTATCTTGGCGCGAGCACTGGAAAAATGGTCGGGCCTGCGCGCCTTCTCGGCAGATGCGGGCTATCGCGGCACGACGGTGAATTTTGTACAGGAGGTATTGGGACGCGGATGCCACATTTCGACCAAGATCAAGGATGGCTTTGCGGTGCTGCCGAAACGGTGGATTGTGGAACGTACGTTTGCTTGGCTGGGCAACTTCCGCCGACTATCGAAGGATGTCGAGATATTGACGGCGACGGCTGAGAACTTTGTGCGCGTCGCCATGCTAAAAATAACGCTTGCCAAACTGCGGTAG
- a CDS encoding Arm DNA-binding domain-containing protein translates to MNQTASKSVVYHYDSDAPGLGVRVTASGVKSYIFQSYIHHKQFRMTIGDVSAWRLNAPARSTENSARKEARRSPEMLAEAQRVEVIPTKRPTVMETLYLEQGRNRSGVQIPNPATGQSGAPGSRHSDADV, encoded by the coding sequence ATTAACCAGACAGCTTCTAAGTCTGTTGTCTATCACTACGATTCTGATGCTCCTGGGCTTGGTGTTCGGGTCACTGCATCAGGCGTCAAAAGCTACATCTTTCAAAGTTACATCCACCATAAGCAGTTTCGGATGACAATCGGGGATGTCAGCGCTTGGCGTCTGAACGCTCCTGCACGAAGCACGGAGAACAGCGCACGCAAGGAAGCCCGCCGATCCCCTGAGATGCTGGCCGAAGCACAGCGGGTGGAAGTCATCCCAACCAAGCGCCCCACGGTGATGGAAACTCTCTATCTGGAACAGGGACGAAATCGAAGCGGTGTTCAGATACCTAACCCAGCAACAGGGCAGTCTGGCGCTCCGGGATCTCGGCATTCTGATGCTGATGTATAA